The following is a genomic window from Citrifermentans bemidjiense Bem.
GTAGCGCTGCAGGTGCTGCTCCAGCCAGGCGACGGATTCGGCGTCCAAGTGGTTGGTCGGCTCGTCCAAAAGCAGGATGTCCGGCTTCTGCAAAAGGAGCCGGCAAAGCGCCACGCGCCTTTTCTCGCCGCCGGATAGGTTCGCCACATTGGTCTCCGGGGGAGGGCAGCGCAGCGCGTCCATGGCGAGCTCAAGACGGCTGTCCAGGTCCCAGGCGTCGAAGTGGTCCAGCTTCTCCTGCACCTTGGCCTGGCGGTCGCAAAGCTTCTCCATGTCGGCGTCGCTCATCTCTTCGCCGAATTTCATGTTGATCTCGTTGAACTCGTTCATCAGGTCGACGATTTCCTGCACGCCTTCCTCGACGCACTGGCGCACCGTCTTATTCGGGTCGAGCTGCGGTTCCTGTGCGAGATAGCCCACGGTGTGACCCGGGGAGAGGATGGTCTTGCCGTTGAACTCCTTGTCCACTCCGGCGAGGATCTTCAAGAGCGAACTCTTGCCCGAGCCGTTCAGACCCAGGACGCCGATCTTCGCGCCATAGAAGTAGGAGAGGTAGATGTCCTTCAGCACCGGTTTCTTATCGTAAAACTTGCTCACTCCGATCATGGAGTAAATGACCTTATTCGGGTCTAGCGCCATCTCTGTCGTTCCTCCGTTTTTTTATGACTTACGTTGCGATCTCTTTGTTTTCGTGAGGCAGGGTAATGACTTGGTTAATCTGGCCATTCTTACATGCAACGGGGGCGCTGTGTCAACTCCGATTACCCAGAGTCGGTCCTTGACATTCTTTTCTTTGTATAGTTAAATCCGCCGGATCGATTAACCTAACGAGGGGTCTCTATATGCATACCTGCAGGCGTTTCATGTCCTATATCTGCGCCGGACTTTTGACAGCTGCGGCCGTTTCAGGCTGCGGCGGATCGAAGAAGAATGAGACCATTCCCACCACGGTAGCCATCTTCAACGCCCACAGCCTTATCTTCAGAAACAACACGGCGATGACCATGGGGTACAACGCCTTCGGGCAGCTCGGCGACAACTCCCTGGAAAATCGTGCCGTGGCCACCAAGGTCTTCGGGCTGGGCCACATGACCGGCGGGGCTGTCGGCGCCGAACATACGCTCGCCTTCAGCAACCACACCAGCGTGGTCATGGCCTGGGGTTACAACGCTTACGGCCAACTGGGCGATCCGGCCATCTCGACCTCCGTCAACACCGCTTTCAGCTCGACGCCGGTTAAGGCGCAGTTGGAGCGTCCGGTCACCGACGTCGCCGCGGGGGGCTTCCATTCGCTGGGGGTAGCCAACGGCTCCATCTATGCCTGGGGCAACAACGACTACGGCCAGGTCGGCAACGGCGCCTTCAGCCCCAAGCAGACCACGCCGGCGAAACTCACCAACTACACCGAGGCTTCGCTCAATAGCGCAAAGGCCGTCGCTGCAGGCGGGTACCACTCCGCGGCGCTTTTGAACAACGGGACCGTCTACGCCTGGGGAGACAACAGCTACGGTCAGCTCGCGTTCAGCCCGAACACCACAGCGAAGAGCAGCATTCCGATGAAGGTCCCGGTGCCCGTCACGACTGGGCAGGTGGAGGCGATAGCTGCCGGAGGGAAGTTCACCTTGGCGCTCGAGGTGGTGAGGGATGCCTTCAACAAAATCATCGGCCAGACCCTTTGGGGATGGGGCTTCGATGGCGTGGGGCAGCTCGGCATCGACCCGGCGTCGGCCACGCTTCCCAAGCGGCAGGCAGGGAAGAACGATACGGCCTATACCCGCACCCCGGTCGCTGTTCGCAGCATTCCCACCGCCGATGGAACTACCATCGTGATCAAGAAGTTCGTCGCCGGCACCGACCACATCCTGCTGCTTCTGGGCGCCCGCGACAACGACGGCAGCGACGGATCCTGGACTGTGAAGGCGGTCGGCTACAACTACTTCGGGCAGTTGGGTAACAACATGGGGCTTTCGCCAACCAACAAGAGCACCGAAATCAGCAGCTTCGAATTTGTGAACACCCTCAACACCAGCGGAACACCCGACCTTACCGGGGTCACCGACATTGCGGCATTCGGGCAGCATTCCCTGGCCAAGGTGGGGGGCGTCTGGTACGGCTGGGGGAACAACGACATGGGGCAGTTGGGCAACCCCGTTCCCACTTCCTCCGCCGGAAACCCGAAGATTCCGGTGCTGGTGCAGGGGCAGTAGGAATAAAAACCAGGGGCGGGAAAGGGGCGGAACTCCTTTTGCGGGAGCGTCCTATTCCCCTGTTTTCCCTTGACTTAGAGTTGCCAATTAGTTTAGTTTGACGGATTGTTTTCACCCCCCAAGGCCAACAAGAAAGGTTGCAGATTACATGGAAGAGTTGAGCGAACTGCTGCTGCAGAGAAGACGCAAGGTAGATGCATTGTGGGAGGCGGGTATCAACCCGTACCCGAACGATTACCGGCCGCAACACACCTCGGCCGACGTCCGCGCCGCTTACGGCGACAAGGAAGTCATCGAGGAAGAGCCGCAGAGCTTCGTGGTGGCCGGCCGCATATTGATGCGCCGCTCCTTCGGCAAGGCCGCCTTCGTACAGGTGCAGGACCGCAAAGGGCGCATGCAGCTCTACATGAAGAAGGACACCCTGGGCGAGGAGCTCTTCGCCGAGTTCGAAAACTACGACATAGGCGACATCATCGGCGCCACCGGCACCCCTTTCCGCACCAAGACCGGGGAGCTTTCCCTCGCCGTCAGCGAACTGCGCCTGCTGACCAAGTCGCTCTTGCCGCTTCCCGAGAAGTTCCACGGACTTACCGACGTAGAGACCCGTTACCGCCAGCGCTACGTCGACCTGATCGTCTCCCCCGACGTGCGCGAGGTGTTCTACAAGCGCTCCCGCGTCATCCAGCTCATCCGCGACTTCATGACCAAGAACGACTTCCTGGAAGTGGAAACCCCGATGATGCATCCCATCCCCGGCGGCGCCACGGCGAAGCCGTTCGCGACGCACCATAACGCGCTGGACATGGAGCTCTTCCTGCGCATCGCCCCCGAGCTCTACCTGAAGAGGCTCGTGGTCGGCGGCTTCGAGCGCGTCTTCGAGATCAACCGCAACTTCAGAAACGAAGGGATCTCGGTGCGCCACAACCCCGAGTTCACCATGATGGAGTTCTACCAGGCCTACGCCACCTTCGAGGACCTGATGAACTACACCGAGGAACTCCTCTGCCACGTGGCCCAGGAACTTCTCGGCACCCTCGACTTCAGCTACGGCGGCGAGCCGATCAGCTTCCAGCGCCCCTGGCGCCGCTTCACCGTGAAGGAGGCGATCCTCGAGTACGGCGACATCGACGCGAAGAGCCTTGAGGACCGCGACTTAGCCTACGCCTACGCCCAGAAGATCGGGCTGGAACTCCCCGAGGACGTGGGGTACGGCAAGCTCATCACCGAGATCTTCGAGGAGGTCGCCGAGATCAAGCTGATCCAGCCGACCTTCATCACCAACTACCCGACCGAGGTTTCGCCCCTTTCCAGAAAGAGCGACCAGGACCCCGAGTACGTGGACCGCTTCGAGTTCTTCTGCGCCGGGCGCGAAATGGCCAACGCCTTCTCCGAGCTGAACGACCCGCGCGACCAGAAGGAGCGCTTCCTGGCCCAGGTGGCCGCCAAGGACAAGGGGGACGAGGAGGCGCACTACATGGACGAGGACTACATCCGCGCCCTGGAGTACGGGCTTCCTCCCACCGCCGGCGAGGGGATCGGCATCGACCGCCTGGTCATGCTCTTGACCGACTCCCCGTCCATCCGCGACGTCATCCTGTTCCCGCAGTTAAGGAAAGAGGCGAAATAGATGCCCTTCGAGCTCTTCATAGGGCTGCGCTACCTTAAGGCCAAGCGCAAATCGACCTTCATCTCCCTGATCACCCTGATCTCCGTGGCAGGGGTCGCCTTGGGCGTCATGGCGCTCATCATCGTCCTCGCCGTGATGACCGGGTTCGAGGAGCAGCTCAAGGAGAAGATCCTGGGGACCAACGCGCACATCGTGGTCCTTAGCAGCCTCGGGGCGGTACATGATTACCCCCAGGTCATCAAGAAGCTGGAAGGGATGGACGGCGTGGTAGCCGCCACCCCGTTCATCTACAACCAGGTCATGCTCTCCACCGGCAAGAACGTCTCCGGCGTGGTGCTGCGCGGCATCGACGTGAAAAGCGACGCCAAGGTCACCAACCTCCAGAAGTCCATGGTCGAGGGGAAGCTCGACACCCTGGAGAGCGAGGTCGGGAAGACGCCGGGACTGGTGGTCGGCAAGGAGCTGGCAAAGAACCTGGGGCTCTTCCTGGGCGACACGGTGGACGTGATCTCCCCCATGGGGAACATCACGCCGCTTGGCATGATGCCCAAGCTGAACCGCTTCCGCATCACCGGCATCTTCAATACCGGCATGTTCGAGTACGACTCGACGCTCGCCTACGTTTCGCTCAAGGAGGCCCAGCAGTTCCTCGATCTGGGCGACGTGGTGACCGGTGTGCAGCTCAAGGTGCGGGACGTCTACAAGTCGGACCAACTGGCGCAAAAGATCAACCAGGAGCTAGGCCCTCCGTACCACGCCCGCGACTGGATGCAGATGAACAAGAACATCCTCTTCGCGCTTAAGACCGAAAAAAGCGTGATGTTCATCATCCTGACCCTGATCGTGCTGGTGGCCGCCTTCGGCATCGCCTCGACGCTCTTCATGGTGGTCATGGAGAAGACCCGCGACATCGCCATCCTGAAGTCGATGGGGGCGACCAGCCGCAGCATCATGCGCATCTTCGTCTTCGAGGGGGTAATCATCGGCGTCTTAGGCACCGCAATCGGCGTGCTGGGCGGATTGCTGGTTGCGCTCAACATGGAATCGATCGTGACCGTGGTGCAGAAGGTGACCGGCTTCGAGCTTTTCAGCAAGGACATCTACTACCTGGACCACTTCCCCTCCCAGGTGATACCGTCCGACGTGGTGCTGATCAGCATCACGGCGGTACTGATCTCCTTTGCCGCGACGCTCTATCCTTCCTGGGCCGCCTCGCGCATGGCCCCCGCGGAGGCGCTCCGTTATGAGTAGCCTTCTCGAGGTGAAGAACCTCTACAAGTCCTACGGCGAGGCCGCGGCCAAGGTCGAGGTGCTGAAGGGAATCGATCTCTGCGTGGAATCGGGCGACACCATAGCCCTGGTGGGCCCTTCCGGCGCCGGCAAGAGCACGCTCTTACACATCATGGGGACCATCGACCGCCCCACAAGCGGCGAGGTGCTCTTCGACGGGGAGCCGGTCTTCGCGCTCGCGGACCAGCCGCTCGCCTCCTTTCGGAACCGCTCCATCGGCTTCGTGTTCCAGTTCCACCATCTCCTCCCCGAGTTCACGGCGCTGGAGAACGTGATGATGCCGCTTTTGATCGGCGGCGAGAAGAGGTCCAAGGTCGAAGGGCGCGCCCGCGAGCTTTTGCACGACGTGGGGCTGGCCCATCGGGTGACCCACCGGCCGGGTGAGCTGTCCGGGGGGGAGCAGCAGCGCGTCGCCATCGCGCGGGCGCTGGTGCGGCAGCCCAGGCTCCTTCTGGCGGACGAGCCTACCGGGAACCTCGATATGAAGACCAGCCACGAGGTGCACGAACTGCTCTACTCGATACAGCGCAGTACCGGCATCACGCTGGTGATCGTCACCCACAACGAGCAGCTGGCGGCGGGGATGAACCGCACCATCCGCGTGGTGGACGGCAGGATCGTGGAATAGCCGGAGCTCCCCTAAAGCAGGCAGGGGAGTCGATTCCGGAGTTGTCGCTGCCGCAAGGCGGTCGTTCTTAGTTACCTTAATTATTCACTGTATTTCTGGGGGCCCTTTGCTGCGTACATTGCGTACATCGATTTCAGCCATGCTTGCCGTTCAGCTCCTGGTCTGCCCGACGCTGTCGTTTGCCCAAGGCGAACACCACGGCCCGTCCGCCGCGACGGCCCCGTCAGCCCAGCCCGCTCAGCCTGCCGCCCCGCCGGCGCAACCGGCCCCGGCCCCTGCGCAACCGTCACCGGCACCCGCGCAACCGGCGGCAGCTCCCCAGTCCGGCACCGAGAAAATCGCCGCGGTCAAGATCAGCGGCAACCGGCGCATCGAGACCGCCGCCATCATGCCGGCGCTGCGGACCAAGGCCGGCGAGGTGCTGGACCCGGCGAAGGTCGATGCGGACCTGAAGGCGATCTACCAGCTGGGGTACTTCAAGGACGTGAAGGTGCAGACCGAAGCCGCGGACGGGGGTGTGGTCCTCGAGTACGTCGTGCAGGAAAAGCCGATCGTGCGCGAGGTGAAGGTCGAGGGGGCGAAAGAACTGAGCACCGAGAAGGTGCGCGAGGCGGTGGAGATCAAACCCAACGCCATCTTCTCCCAGAAGGACCTGCAAAAAAGCGTCAAGAAGGTGAAAAAGCTCTACGCGGACGAGGGCTACTACCTGGCCGAGGTGACCGGGGACATCAGCATGCGCTCGGACACCGAGCTGAACGTCATCTTCCGCGTCAAGGAAGGGGACAAGGTCCTCATCAAAGAGATCCGCTTCGAGGGGAACCAGGCGTTCAGGGCGAAAAAGCTGAAAAAGGCGATGGAGACCTCGGAGAAGTGGATGTTCTCCTGGCTCACCGGCGCCGGCACCTACAAGGAAGAAACGCTCAAAAACGACATGGCGCTTCTCACCGACCTGTACATGAACGACGGCTACATCAACGTGAAGATCGGCGAGCCGAAGGTGGAGCTTACCCCGGACCGGAAGGCGCTCCAGGTAACCATCGGGATCACGGAAGGGGAGCAGTACCGCATCGGGAAACTCGACTTCAAGGGAGACCTGCTGGAGCACCGGGACGTGCTCTTCGGCAAGCTGAAGGAAAAGAGCGGGGAAGTCTTCAACCGCAGCAGCTTGCGGGCCGACATCTTCACCCTTACCGACTTCTATGCGGACAAGGGATACGCCTTCGCCAACGTCTCCCCGATCACCAACCTGAACCGCGAGCAGCGCATCATCGACATCAGCTTCGACCTTGAGAAGGGGGAGAAGGTGAGCATCGACCGGATCAACATCGCCGGCAACACCAAGTCCCGCGACAAGGTGGTGCGGCGCGAGCTGAGGCTGGCAGAGGGGGAGCTTTACAGCTCCACTGCGCTCAAGCGCAGCAAGCAGAACCTGATGAACACCGGCTTCTTCGAGGAGGCCAACCTGGTGACGGCAAAGGGGAGCGCTTCCAACAAGCTCGACTTGAACGTCGAGGTGAAAGAGAAGCCGACCGGCACCTTCAGCATCGGGGCGGGCTACAGCTCGCTGGACGGCATCATAGGGCAAGGGTCGGTGCAGCAGGCCAACTTCCTCGGCCTCGGGCTCAAGATGACCGCGGCCGCCTCATTCGGCAGCAAGTCCCAGACCTACAACCTCGGGCTCACCGATCCGTACTTCATGGATAGCAAGTGGACCATCGGGGGCGATATCTACCGCAACGAGCGGAAGTACCTCGACTACACCCGCCGCGCGACCGGCGGCGACGTCAAGGCGGGATATCCCCTCTCGGATACCTTGAGCACCTTCTGGCTCTACAAGTACGAGCAGAAGGAGATCTTCGACGAGTCGCCCGAGCTGCAGGTCAACATCAACAAGGGGACGATCCTGGCCCCGGACAAGACCTCGACCACCAGTGCCATCGTCGCCAGCATCACCAGCAACACCACCGACTACCGGCTCGACCCCTCCACCGGGATGATGAACACGCTATCCCTGGAGGTCGCCGGTTTTGGCGGCACCAACCGCTACCTCAAGACCATCACCGAGCATACGCTGTTCCATCCCCTGCTCTTCGGGGTGGGGTCGGTGCGGGGAACGCTCGGGTACGTGCAGGGATTTGGCGGCAAAGAAATACCGATCGACGAGAGGTTTTATCTTGGGGGCATCAGCTCGCTGCGCGGCTACTCCTCGCGTACCGTAAGCCCGTTCAAGGCCTCCGACGTCCCGATCATCGATGGTTCAGGTTATGGCGGGACCAGCCTGAACCGCGTCTATCTGGGGGGCGAGATGGAGGCGGTGGCGAACGTCGAGTACACCTTCCCGCTGTTGAAAGAGGCGGGGCTTAAAGCCGTCCTCTTCTTCGACGCCGGCAACTCGGCCAACAGCCTGAACGACACCTTCGGCAACATCCTGACCAGCTACGGCGCCGGCATCAGGTGGTTCTCCCCGATAGGGCCGCTGAGACTCGAGTACGGCATCCCGATCAACCCCAGACAAGGAATTGACTCAGGCGGAAAGCTTGAGTTCTCCATAGGGAGTATTTTCTAAAACCATGCATTGCAAGGAGCAAGTCATGAAACGTCTTATCATCGCATTATTAGTGGTGTTTTCTCTTCCCCTCTCCGCGTTGGCCGCCGACGGCGGCAAGTTCGGCTCCGTCGACATCCAGAAGGTGCTGCTGATGTCGGACGCGGGCAAAGAGGCGAAGGAACAACTCGGCCAGAAGGCGGCCAAGTACGAGGGCGAGAAGAACACGAAGGAAGGCGAGCTGAAGAAGCTCAAGGGCGAGCTGGAAAGCCAGGGGGTGGTGCTTAACGAGTCTGCCCGCGGCGCCAAAGAGCGCGATTACCAGCAGCGTCTCAAGGAGTACCAGCGTTTCCTGAAGGACGCCCAGGACGACCTGCAGGCCAAAAACGACGAGTTCACCGGCAAGATCGTGGACGAGATCGTCAAGGTGGCGCAGGATTTCGGGCGCAAGAACGGCTACACCTTCATCCTGGTCAGGAACGAGATCATGATCTATCTCGACCCGTCCGCCGACGTGACCGACGAAGTGCTGAAGGCCTTCAACGCCGCCAGGAAGAAATAAATAGAAACGTTCCACGTTCCCGTGCTCTGAGTTCCACGTTAACGACCGGACCTGTTCCCCCCTTGGCCAAGCCTCTCATCAGGCCAAGGGGGACTTGTCGTTTCTGACCTGGAACCTCGAACGGCGAACGTCGAACCCTGCCGAGGTTTTTGATGAAGAAATCGCTTAATGAAATAGCGCAGTACCTGGGAGGGACCGTTTCCGGCGACGGCGAAGTCCTGATCGGCGGGCTCGCGACCCTGGACGACGCGGGGGAGGGGACGCTTACTTTTCTGGCCAACCCGAAGTACGCCGCCAAGGTCGCCACCACCAAGGCTTCGGCCGTGCTGATGGGGACCGGGGGGAACACCCATGGCAAGAACGCCATCTTCCACCCCAACCCTTATCTTGCCTTCGCGAAGCTGCTCACCCTGTTTTACACCGCACCGGCAAAGCCGGTCGGCGTGTTGCCGGGCGCCTTCGTAGCCGATGGGGTGAAGCTCGGGGCGGACGTTTCGGTGTACCCGGGCGCCTACATAGGCGCCGGCGCCGTGATCGGCGACCGGGTGGTCCTGCACCCGGGAGTCGTGCTCTACCCGGGTGTCGTGGTCGGCAACGACGTGACGCTGCACGCCAACGTGAGCGTCCGCGAGCGGTGCCGCATCGGCAACCGCGTCACCATCCACGACGGGACCGTGATCGGCTCCGACGGCTTCGGCTACGCGCCCGACGGCGCCTCCTACTACAAGATCCCGCAGATCGGCATCGTCATCGTCGAGGATGACGTCGAGATCGGCTCCAACTGCGTCATCGACCGCGCGGCGCTTGAGGCCACCCGGATCCGCCGCGGCACGAAGATCGACAACCTGGTGCAGATCGCGCACAACGTCGTCATCGGCGAGGACTGCATCATCGTCTCCCAGGTCGGCATCTCCGGCAGCACCCAGCTGGGGAACCACGTAACCCTCGGGGGGCAGGTCGGCGTCGCCGGCCACATCAAGATCGGCGACAACGTCATGATCGGCGCGAAGTCCGGCGTGGCGGGGAACGTGGAGCCGAACCAGGTGCTTTCCGGCATCCCGGTGATGCCGCACCGCGACTGGCTCAGGTCGGCCGGCATAGCGCCCAAGCTTCCCGAGATGAAGAAGACGCTCTCGGCGCTGGAGAAGCGGGTGGCGGAGTTGGAAGCGAAACTGGCCAAAGGGGAGTAATTACCTCGGCTCCCTCGGACGGAGCCGGTTCAAGGAGAGATTTTAATGCTTGATATAGTGCAGATTATGGAACTTCTTCCGCATCGCTACCCTTTCCTCCTGGTCGACAAGATCGTCGAGATGGAGCCGGGAAAGCGGATCGTCGGCATCAAGAACGTCACCATGAACGAGCCGTTTTTCCAGGGGCACTTCCCCGGATTCCCGGTCATGCCGGGGGTCCTGATCATCGAAGCGATGGCGCAGGTCGCCGCCATCCTGGCCTACAAGGCCGCGGAAGGCGACGCCAAGGAGAAGGTCAGCTACTTCATGGCCATCGACAACGCCCGTTTCAGGAAACCGGTAAAGCCGGGCGACACCCTGAGAATCGAGGTGGAGACCCTGTTCTGCAAGCGCGGCATCTGGAGCGTAGCGGCCAAGGCCTACGTCGGCGAGACCCTGATGACCGAAGCCGAGCTTAAGGCGACCCTCGGGAGCAAGTAAGCCCTCTTCAGCGGGGGATTCAGGAGAAAGAGATGATTCACAGCACCGCAATAATCCACCCCGGCGCCAAGATCGCCGACGGGGTCGAGATCGGCCCTTATGTAGTCATCGGCGAAAACGTAAGCATCGGCAAGGGGACCAAGATCGGCCCGCACACCGTGATCGACGGCTGGACCGAGATCGGCGAGGACAACAACATCTTCCACATGGCCTCGGTGGGAGCAGTCCCCCAGGACTTGAAGTACAAAGGCGAGAAAACCTGGCTCAAGATCGGCAACGGCAACACCATCAGGGAGTTCGCCAGCCTGCACCTGGGAACCGTGACCGGCGACGGCGAGACCACCGTCGGCGGCGGGAACCTCTTCATGGCCTACTCGCACGTGGCCCACGACTGCCACATCGGCAACCATGTCATCATGGCCAACTCGGCCACCCTCGCCGGGCACGTCACCGTCGAGGACTACGCCATCATGGGCGGTCTCTCCGCCGTACTGCAGTTCACCAGGATCGGCGCGCACGTGATGGTCGGCGGCATGACCTCGATCACCCTGGACGTCCCCCCCTACACCATCGTCACCGGCGACCGCAGCGAGTCGAGGCTAAGGGGATTGAACCTGGTCGGGCTGAAAAGGCGCGGTTTCTCCGAGCAGACCGTCTCCAGCCTGAAGAAGGCGTACAAGATCCTGTCGCTTTCCGGCATGAAGCTGACCGAGGCGGTGGAGAAGATGAAGAGCGACATCCCCACCTGCCCCGAGCTAGAGC
Proteins encoded in this region:
- the fabZ gene encoding 3-hydroxyacyl-ACP dehydratase FabZ — protein: MLDIVQIMELLPHRYPFLLVDKIVEMEPGKRIVGIKNVTMNEPFFQGHFPGFPVMPGVLIIEAMAQVAAILAYKAAEGDAKEKVSYFMAIDNARFRKPVKPGDTLRIEVETLFCKRGIWSVAAKAYVGETLMTEAELKATLGSK
- a CDS encoding OmpH family outer membrane protein, with the protein product MKRLIIALLVVFSLPLSALAADGGKFGSVDIQKVLLMSDAGKEAKEQLGQKAAKYEGEKNTKEGELKKLKGELESQGVVLNESARGAKERDYQQRLKEYQRFLKDAQDDLQAKNDEFTGKIVDEIVKVAQDFGRKNGYTFILVRNEIMIYLDPSADVTDEVLKAFNAARKK
- the lysS gene encoding lysine--tRNA ligase, with protein sequence MEELSELLLQRRRKVDALWEAGINPYPNDYRPQHTSADVRAAYGDKEVIEEEPQSFVVAGRILMRRSFGKAAFVQVQDRKGRMQLYMKKDTLGEELFAEFENYDIGDIIGATGTPFRTKTGELSLAVSELRLLTKSLLPLPEKFHGLTDVETRYRQRYVDLIVSPDVREVFYKRSRVIQLIRDFMTKNDFLEVETPMMHPIPGGATAKPFATHHNALDMELFLRIAPELYLKRLVVGGFERVFEINRNFRNEGISVRHNPEFTMMEFYQAYATFEDLMNYTEELLCHVAQELLGTLDFSYGGEPISFQRPWRRFTVKEAILEYGDIDAKSLEDRDLAYAYAQKIGLELPEDVGYGKLITEIFEEVAEIKLIQPTFITNYPTEVSPLSRKSDQDPEYVDRFEFFCAGREMANAFSELNDPRDQKERFLAQVAAKDKGDEEAHYMDEDYIRALEYGLPPTAGEGIGIDRLVMLLTDSPSIRDVILFPQLRKEAK
- the bamA gene encoding outer membrane protein assembly factor BamA; this translates as MLAVQLLVCPTLSFAQGEHHGPSAATAPSAQPAQPAAPPAQPAPAPAQPSPAPAQPAAAPQSGTEKIAAVKISGNRRIETAAIMPALRTKAGEVLDPAKVDADLKAIYQLGYFKDVKVQTEAADGGVVLEYVVQEKPIVREVKVEGAKELSTEKVREAVEIKPNAIFSQKDLQKSVKKVKKLYADEGYYLAEVTGDISMRSDTELNVIFRVKEGDKVLIKEIRFEGNQAFRAKKLKKAMETSEKWMFSWLTGAGTYKEETLKNDMALLTDLYMNDGYINVKIGEPKVELTPDRKALQVTIGITEGEQYRIGKLDFKGDLLEHRDVLFGKLKEKSGEVFNRSSLRADIFTLTDFYADKGYAFANVSPITNLNREQRIIDISFDLEKGEKVSIDRINIAGNTKSRDKVVRRELRLAEGELYSSTALKRSKQNLMNTGFFEEANLVTAKGSASNKLDLNVEVKEKPTGTFSIGAGYSSLDGIIGQGSVQQANFLGLGLKMTAAASFGSKSQTYNLGLTDPYFMDSKWTIGGDIYRNERKYLDYTRRATGGDVKAGYPLSDTLSTFWLYKYEQKEIFDESPELQVNINKGTILAPDKTSTTSAIVASITSNTTDYRLDPSTGMMNTLSLEVAGFGGTNRYLKTITEHTLFHPLLFGVGSVRGTLGYVQGFGGKEIPIDERFYLGGISSLRGYSSRTVSPFKASDVPIIDGSGYGGTSLNRVYLGGEMEAVANVEYTFPLLKEAGLKAVLFFDAGNSANSLNDTFGNILTSYGAGIRWFSPIGPLRLEYGIPINPRQGIDSGGKLEFSIGSIF
- the lpxA gene encoding acyl-ACP--UDP-N-acetylglucosamine O-acyltransferase; this translates as MIHSTAIIHPGAKIADGVEIGPYVVIGENVSIGKGTKIGPHTVIDGWTEIGEDNNIFHMASVGAVPQDLKYKGEKTWLKIGNGNTIREFASLHLGTVTGDGETTVGGGNLFMAYSHVAHDCHIGNHVIMANSATLAGHVTVEDYAIMGGLSAVLQFTRIGAHVMVGGMTSITLDVPPYTIVTGDRSESRLRGLNLVGLKRRGFSEQTVSSLKKAYKILSLSGMKLTEAVEKMKSDIPTCPELEHFISFIESAKRGVTR
- the lpxD gene encoding UDP-3-O-(3-hydroxymyristoyl)glucosamine N-acyltransferase; this translates as MKKSLNEIAQYLGGTVSGDGEVLIGGLATLDDAGEGTLTFLANPKYAAKVATTKASAVLMGTGGNTHGKNAIFHPNPYLAFAKLLTLFYTAPAKPVGVLPGAFVADGVKLGADVSVYPGAYIGAGAVIGDRVVLHPGVVLYPGVVVGNDVTLHANVSVRERCRIGNRVTIHDGTVIGSDGFGYAPDGASYYKIPQIGIVIVEDDVEIGSNCVIDRAALEATRIRRGTKIDNLVQIAHNVVIGEDCIIVSQVGISGSTQLGNHVTLGGQVGVAGHIKIGDNVMIGAKSGVAGNVEPNQVLSGIPVMPHRDWLRSAGIAPKLPEMKKTLSALEKRVAELEAKLAKGE
- a CDS encoding RCC1 domain-containing protein; the encoded protein is MSYICAGLLTAAAVSGCGGSKKNETIPTTVAIFNAHSLIFRNNTAMTMGYNAFGQLGDNSLENRAVATKVFGLGHMTGGAVGAEHTLAFSNHTSVVMAWGYNAYGQLGDPAISTSVNTAFSSTPVKAQLERPVTDVAAGGFHSLGVANGSIYAWGNNDYGQVGNGAFSPKQTTPAKLTNYTEASLNSAKAVAAGGYHSAALLNNGTVYAWGDNSYGQLAFSPNTTAKSSIPMKVPVPVTTGQVEAIAAGGKFTLALEVVRDAFNKIIGQTLWGWGFDGVGQLGIDPASATLPKRQAGKNDTAYTRTPVAVRSIPTADGTTIVIKKFVAGTDHILLLLGARDNDGSDGSWTVKAVGYNYFGQLGNNMGLSPTNKSTEISSFEFVNTLNTSGTPDLTGVTDIAAFGQHSLAKVGGVWYGWGNNDMGQLGNPVPTSSAGNPKIPVLVQGQ
- a CDS encoding ABC transporter ATP-binding protein → MSSLLEVKNLYKSYGEAAAKVEVLKGIDLCVESGDTIALVGPSGAGKSTLLHIMGTIDRPTSGEVLFDGEPVFALADQPLASFRNRSIGFVFQFHHLLPEFTALENVMMPLLIGGEKRSKVEGRARELLHDVGLAHRVTHRPGELSGGEQQRVAIARALVRQPRLLLADEPTGNLDMKTSHEVHELLYSIQRSTGITLVIVTHNEQLAAGMNRTIRVVDGRIVE
- a CDS encoding lipoprotein-releasing ABC transporter permease subunit; translation: MPFELFIGLRYLKAKRKSTFISLITLISVAGVALGVMALIIVLAVMTGFEEQLKEKILGTNAHIVVLSSLGAVHDYPQVIKKLEGMDGVVAATPFIYNQVMLSTGKNVSGVVLRGIDVKSDAKVTNLQKSMVEGKLDTLESEVGKTPGLVVGKELAKNLGLFLGDTVDVISPMGNITPLGMMPKLNRFRITGIFNTGMFEYDSTLAYVSLKEAQQFLDLGDVVTGVQLKVRDVYKSDQLAQKINQELGPPYHARDWMQMNKNILFALKTEKSVMFIILTLIVLVAAFGIASTLFMVVMEKTRDIAILKSMGATSRSIMRIFVFEGVIIGVLGTAIGVLGGLLVALNMESIVTVVQKVTGFELFSKDIYYLDHFPSQVIPSDVVLISITAVLISFAATLYPSWAASRMAPAEALRYE